The Nyctibius grandis isolate bNycGra1 chromosome 7, bNycGra1.pri, whole genome shotgun sequence region TTTGGGAGGAATTGTCTGAAGAGTATATAGGAACAGCTTTGATTTTAGTGAAGAAGAGTTAGCTTACTTGCTAGATAAACAGAATTCATAACTTGTGCAAATAAAGTCTTATGAAGTGTCTATATAGGAAACTAAGTACGTATCATGTGTGCATTTAAAGGGGTGATCTCCCATAGCTTCATATGACACTCTTTCGTTTTTAGGGTGTGATTAATAAAGTGGCCCCGAGTCATATTGGCTGCCTGATCCATGGATGCTTCAATGCTTCCATCCCTAAACCTGAACACATGTCAATTGTACAGTGGCAAGAGCTGGGGTTAAAAATAGGGGATGAACTGAAATTTCAAGTATTGCACTTGGATTCTGATGCAGCTGGGGTGTTCTTCATTCGAGGAGGACTCACTAAAAGCAGGTATTGTGCCATActagagaatatttttaactgGTTTAATGGGTTTGTTACAAGCTAAATGTTTTGAATTAACATCTTAATCTTTAATCGCTCTTGCTTATACACAAACCCATGTCTATATATAGCCTGTGTTAGTTTTCTTAAACTAAACTGTGTAGTGTTAAGGACTTGCATGGAAATTttctctgggaaaaataaaaacagattcttttttttagctttagctttaaaaatctaAGTATGCTGACCTGTGAACTGTTGATTGTATAAATAGTACATGTTCAAAATAGCACCCCCAAATATCTAGAGTAGCTGTGTTTGTGAATGTGTGTAGACTTTACAAGTGAGAACAATCTAGTTCCTGAACACAGCGTTTACATTGGTGTTTACACACTTACATGCCCGCACACGTTACATAACCACAATGGATGTGGAGGACTTAAATGCTTGCTGAAACATACAAATATACTTGGTCTCAAAGATTATATGAAAAAATGCATCACCTTCCTCCTTTCACTTATGCCTCTGTAAATTTTTAGAGCAGCTTGCTAAAAATCTTAATAGTGGTATCTTTAAGAGAGTTCattcagatgttttttaaatggtcattagctgagcaatttttttctacCAACGTggttatgtttttaattaaatgtacaATATGATGACTACTGACAAAATCATAACATTTTTAGAGGTCTCTGGTGCtagttttttgttggtttgtttttgttttgttttgtttttttttaatctggaagGATACTATGGATTGTTTTAGTGAACTTAGAATGAAACTTGATGATTTTGTCCTCAACACCTCTGGGAGCATCTCTTCCTCCATGGTTTTTAAACTGCATTCTTTCCATATTTGTTTTGCTAGATGTTTTCTCCAGTGCTATGGATTGCAAGGTACCTGCTGGgtttttggattttgttttggttttctttttttttcttttttgttctttttttttggcctctTCTGGCATCACCTTTGTTTTAACTGTATTGACTTCAGCAAGACAATTACTTGGTGAAATCAGCAGCGTGCCTCATGTGTGATTGAACAGGTCGTTGTCTGTGCATGTTTGTGAATaacttaccaaaaaaaaaaaagtttaccaCATAGTGTGTAATTATGAATTAGAGGATGAAGGagtagaaaaaaagaggaaataccGAAATGGTACGTACAGCATTTTAGTGAAGAAATTGAGGCTAAGGTTTGAAAGAGAATATGGATTCTGTTGTAAGAAGGAAGCTATTCAGGTAATAGAAATTAAGCTGAAAGTATTAAACTAGCTGTATGATTTTCTGTAACTAGAGTATTATGTTCTCCATTTGTTGTTGTATGTAGCAAATGTTTATCTTCTATCTACTTCGtgtaaatactgtgttttaGCAAATTTTGACATTTCACTGGGTGAAGTGCCCTTAGATGTTTCTTCTTTAGcttattttgcatatttctttACAGCATGCAGCCCAGACGATCTGAGACCATCACTGACAGTACAAATGGAGATGAAATTCAAAAGTTTGACCACCAGGAAAATGGCTTGAATGATGCTAGGGGAGATAATGTCACAGAGGAGCATCTATGTGAGATGGATAACACTGGGagggaaaatgcagaaaagcaaagtgtTGATGCTGTAGATGGAGTATGTGATGATAAaaacaagaagaagaagaaaaagaaaaaacataagcaAGAAGAACAGGAACATGTATTGCCTACCAGTGACTCCAGTGGTTACCAAAGTGACCataaaaagtcaaagaaaaagaaaagaaagcattgtGATGAAGTTGAAGAAAGTGAATTATCTCAGCTGTCACAAGAACCcaaagctaaaaagaaaagggaCTAAAGTCTGAAGTGCCTTTCCTGAATAAGATTCCAGACATTTTTTATAAGCTTCCAATAAAATCCTGTTTCAAGATGTATGTTTCTTTATTAAACAGTCTGCTCTGCTAGGTGGGATGATGTTTGTGTGCATATGTGCACCAACAGCTTTAAAGGCAGGAGCTTTTAAAGAAGTAATGGAAGAAATGGGATAAAGGCAATATCTGCCTGTTTTGTTTACTGGAAAGGAAGACACAGAACAGTGGAACATAATTACAGGAACCCATACATCACCTCTGTGTCTGCTTCCTGCTTCCATGCGTTAACCAGTGGCTAGTTGTGGTCTTTGCTACTCTAATTCCATCGTTGCTGCTTAGTGTCTTGATTTTATAAGAGTATGTTAGGCTTACCTTTGGGGTTCTGGGAAATACACCTGAATTCCCGGAGGCtgagaagaggtttttttttattgtggtaAGAGGCCATGTGAATGCCTGTGAATGAAACTGCAGCCTGACTTAAAAGATTAAGCAAACTCTTGAGTGTCTTGGATCTTTCAAAACACCTTTGGTGGTACTCtaggaaataaaacagtatGATCAGTTGATGCAGAGCAAGCAGGGGAGACAGGAGAAGATTAATGTTGTCTAGTGTAATGGAGTACCACTTACTGGTTAGAATACCACTAAGATACAGACTGATAAAGCTGTTGGTAATAGGACATACATAAGAAAGTTCATTTTTATACATCAAGCTTATTGACTTCACagttctcttaaaaaaagaaaaagtgcaaCTCCCAACTTTTTGTGCTAGTTGTAACTTTCAAACACTGCTCTCTAGAATAGCAAGTACTTACTGTCAGTATTTTCCAAACTGTTGGAATTAATGTTACTGGAAAGTTCTGACAATGGGAAACCGACAGTCAAACGCTAACAAATGTGCCTTTATTAAGAACGAATTTTCCTGTTGTATTACAATTTTTTGAATACAGGTACTTTTGGCTGCAGCTCTTTTCTGTTGTAAGGAGTTCTGGGGAGAGCTTAGAGTGGCATGGTTTGGCTAATTCTTTAACCAAGGTAGAAGGCAATGATTACTTTGGTATTGATTTAGCTATTCTGAGAAGGCATCACCAGCTCTTCTGAGTAAGAACTTTACTTACTCTCTTGTAAGTAAATAGCGTGTATGTGGAAATATGCTGTTCATGTGTTTGTTCTCTAGGTGCTCTCAAGACAAAACATGTTGCTCTAGTGATTATGCTGATACCATTAGCTCACTTTAGTAGATTTATATACAGTGCCTAATAACATATCCATTCACATTGAACATATTCTAGACCTAAAGTGCGATAATACTTGTTTTAGAGCTCACTTCGTGCTATGTTAATGTCTTTTACGTATCTTTAAAGCTCCAGACTTATCAAAACAAATCTTAAGGTTCTATCTTCCAGGCTTGGTGGCATGGCAGTACATCATAGGCATTTTAAAGTTACTATAACACCGTAAAGAACTGAGTTAAGAGTTTTTGGACTCCCGTAAGGTGAGCTTAACTAAATGTTTAAGGGCAGCAGAAACTTCATTATATCctcttttgtttgttctttggtGTACTTGGTCTTGAAACCAGTTTCTGATGTGTAGGACAGTCCTGAGATGAATATGAATTGTCCCTGTTGTGTTCCTACATGTGACAATGCTGACACTTGAACTACATGCAATTTCATGGATGCTGTCTTGACTCCATTCTTCCTGTACTGTGACAAAATCTGAGAAGTCAGATAATGTGTTTGTAATGCATTTGTTACAGCATGCTACAAGGTCAACTGAGGGCAGTATTCTGGTGTGTTAAGTGTTGCAGAGAGTAACAAAAAAAGTCCCACCCTAATGTGTgcttaaaatttaaatacacaAGACAGGCTGAAGGTTGGGCCATAATTTACAGCCAGAAATGATGTGTTagctccccctccctttttttcttaacagattGATGTAGAGGGAAGAAGTTAGATGGGTAGGTATGGAGGATATATCAGAGAGGAGGATGTTTTTTGTTGACTACAGGAGGAGAAGGATAGACACAGTTGCTATTGCAGATGAACTAAGGACTGTGAGAGTCATATGACTTCATCCGTTAGTCCTTAGTAATCATTATAGCTCACTTTCCCTTTTAAGGAAGGGAAATGCATCTCCAGCAGACCCACCTTGATGACTGCGGCATGGGCCAAGCCCCACCAATTCATAAACCAGCTTGTAGCACCAAGAGTTTGTCTTGCTCTGTTCCAGCTTCTCGTCA contains the following coding sequences:
- the POLR1F gene encoding DNA-directed RNA polymerase I subunit RPA43, giving the protein MAVAGELPPPLAPALPAAAVPSFAVACGLVWRRYSCLVVAPHRRHVALAPRYLGRKRTGIRAQLDAELLRYSESFQGVPVAYDNIKVVGELGDIYDDQGFIHLNIEADFVIFSPKKGKKLVGVINKVAPSHIGCLIHGCFNASIPKPEHMSIVQWQELGLKIGDELKFQVLHLDSDAAGVFFIRGGLTKSSMQPRRSETITDSTNGDEIQKFDHQENGLNDARGDNVTEEHLCEMDNTGRENAEKQSVDAVDGVCDDKNKKKKKKKKHKQEEQEHVLPTSDSSGYQSDHKKSKKKKRKHCDEVEESELSQLSQEPKAKKKRD